DNA sequence from the Antennarius striatus isolate MH-2024 chromosome 3, ASM4005453v1, whole genome shotgun sequence genome:
ttttcctcttagGTCACTGCTGACTCCTAACTTCCTTGTCAAATCTCTCACATGTTGCCTGTACATTTAAGGCTTAGTTAGAACATCAGACTATAGGTTGTGTTAAATTCATTAGTTTCTGTGCTTTTTCTTCATCCACAAAACTGAaacaaggcaatcagagactgcgacatcccgcaacacccctgaattcaaaattttaccttgacctactttcataggttagggtcatttaataaaagacccatgatccaacatgtaactggtgcattctatttgtcatgaggtttcagagatgtgtacctaaaaaggtataaaagtgaaaatgtgaccttgacctagtttttcaaagtcaagcttgtgatctaattttcatccccttgcctccctgaatataaagccttttgtttcatctttccatcttatctggttcctgagaaatgtgcaaaaatatctcaggatagaaaatatctcagaccatagatcaaagccagtgctttgatctatagtccTTCTCtatggccttctcccttgtctttctatcttacactctttcctgagtgtacaagtTTAAATTCATCATCTCACTTCCATCCcatttgccgcctgagtaatgtgctttttaatgTCCTTCCTTcaatctgcaacggttgcgaagatatttggtggactaacggacgaacgaacaaacagaccaacactgacaattataatacgtcaccgcttcgcgggacgTAACAACAGGCTGAAAGATCCTACATGTTTTTACAGAGAATATGATAATCATCTCAAGCCTGTACCCgatacttcctgttttttcccAGACATTACCctgaaaaaaatttcaatttctttaTTACTCACTGCCAGTGTCTGACGTCACCTCTGCTTTCCACTGTTCCAACAGCACAGATCTAACCATGTGACTATGTGAGACCTTGGACATTTTGTTCCCTTTCACTGTGTTATTTAATGCAGCTTTTACTCCACTCAGTTTTTTTACCGATTGTTGAACATCAGCGTCATACCTCAATATTCAGAGATCAATGCAGAAGCGAATAATGGTTACAgctttattaaaacaaacagactcAAAACACTTATTACACAAATTGAATTCTCAAACTAAAATATGTTCAACAATGTGTTGTGGTGGTGTTTGCACGACACCAGATTGCTATTCTGGGATGTTATTAAGGCACATTCATCACATGTGATAAACTGGACGAACAGCTCTGTAAAGCAGTCATTCACCCACAGAATTCTACAATACAATGCAACAGTCACTTGATAAAACCTCAGAACAGGTATTTTTGGGAAGAAGACAGGTTTAGGTTCTATGTACATGAAAGAGAAATCTCAGTAATCAGCTAAATTCTTTTAGCGACAATATTCATTGCATTAAATTCCAGTTGAATGGTCTCATCATATCATTCTTATCAGCCCATCTCACCACATTTACTAAATGTGCCCTGCAATTTGTAAGATTATTTCCTCTCTTGTTTCATTATGACACATTTGACCAATAAGGCCACATACAAAGTTTATATTAGCATGTAATAGCAACTGTAGAATCAGAAAAGGTACATGGGACATGTATTTACAATTTGAAAGGAAAGCAGACGAGAAGAAGAGTTTGTGCTGAATTATTCtgaaagaacttttttttcatttggccTGCTGTGATTTCAATGCCTGACATAATAATCATACATTTTCTGCTACTTAACTAATAATATTCACTGATTTCCTTTAAAAGTCACAGTCATAAATGCCCACAAATGCCTCCATTACTTGAGAAATAAACGTTGTGAAACTGCTGTCACCCACCACCCAAGACACAATGAACTAATGAATGCATATTGTCTCAGACTTTAAATTTTGGCATCTTAATTTATACTATAAATCAAGACAAATTTCATCCGTGATTGTCATTCCACATTGTGTCGTCACTAGATGTGTGTTGAAGCTCTGCCGTCCATGGAGCTTGACCTGGACAGGTATCGGCTGGTGGTGCGGCCTTCATCTGCCATTGCGTTCTCCATCTTTGAGAGCACAGAGTTCTTGAACTTCCGCTTGAAGTCATTTCCCATGAAGACATACAGCACTGGGTTGAGGAAACTGTTTGCTGCAGCCAAAGAGGTTCCCACTTTGAGTCCAGTCGATAAAATGCTGTGGCTATAGTTTTGGTGGTCGAGCTCAAGCAGGACAAAGACGTGATACGGCAGCCAGCAGATGAAAAAAGCAGCGATGAGCGCCGTCATGACTTTGAAGGGTTTGGAGGATTTGGTCATTCTGTTGGTCCGAAgtttgaggatgatgatggagtagcagatgatgatgatgacaaaagGGACAATAAACCCAGCAAGGAGGCGACTCAGCGCTATAATCTTGTGACTGTGCTGGTATGACGTATAGTTGTTGAAACAAATGGTCCTACCCAGGTGACTGCCTGTGTCCCTGAAGACCACAGAAGGGATGCTCAGCGAGATGGCCATAAGCCAAGCCAGAACAACGATAACGGAGGCCTTTTGAATAGTACGATGGTTCTGGGCCCAAACTGGAAATACAACTGACACAAAACGGTCAACACTGATGATGACCAGAAGGAAAATGCTGCTGAACATGTTGAGAAACATAATGGAAGAGGCAAATTTGCACATGAAGTGACCAAATACCCAATCCTCCATGGCCATGCTGGTGATGCTGAATGGGAGGAAGGCACAGAACACGAAATCAGATATGGCGAGGCTCAGGTACCAGGTGGTGTTAactgtcttcttcatcttgaAACCAGAAATCCAGATGACCAAAGCGTTTCCGCAGAAGCCCAGCAAAAAAATCAGCACACTGATTACCAGCAACGACACGCACAGGACTTCCTTCAAACACATTGATCTGTGCTGAAACACTGACTCTTCAGTTATTGTGACGTTCCCATCATAGCTGTAGTTATAGTCGTACACATACTCATCAGGATAATCCATTTTGTGTTGAAGAACAAAGCAGGCTTAGCAATTTCTGTAAACtttggaaaaacatttaaaattagtATTTCATTCAATTCAAGTAAAAATCCAGGAAGACTTAAttgcattaaaatgtatttggacCCCTGTGTGATATTCAGATCGCTCAACAATGACACGTACCTGGAGCAAAGATCTTCACTGCTGCTGACCAGATCGTGTGGAGCGCTTCATGTCAGCAGGGTTGTGGTGTTGGTGTTAAACACAGAAGCAGCCTATCAACAAGCCATCTGCTTCataatcagctgactgttggGTTGCTCAACACTTCCATCCctaaaaaacactttcagtACTTCAATTTTGAGATCCTAAAATACAAACTGCAACCGTTTTAAAACATCAATTCAAGTGATCTTCTTTTCATGCTATGTTGATTTACACACAGGTGTGACATACAGGACATTTTTACATTGCTAAAATTATCAGCTTTAGTTAGTGTCTTAAATAAAaggttttccatttaaaaaaattaaagatctTGTGAAATTATTGCAAATTAAATCACTCAGCTCGCTGGGCTGAAAGGATTATTTTTGATTATCATTGGTGATGTTAAGATGCAAACATTTAACGGATCCAGCCTATAGTTTTATTAGTAATATGTAGCAGTGACCTAAAAGCATTGTGTAGGGGTGTGCTTTATCAATCTCGTTTTCAAGAATATATTCAGTATATTCCTCCATGAGGTTTATAAATAATTAGCTTAACTTCAGTTATCCATTATAGTAAAATGAGACGATTACAGTCGTCCCATCTTCAAGAAAAGGGGATGGAttgatgtttcatttatttatttaatccagTATAGGATCAATATTCCCTCTCCACCAGTTGGTCAAAGCTCAGTTTCAATTTAAGatacaaaaataaagttaacTCTTCACTTATATAATGttaaaagtattatttttttgcattagttaaagctgaaaatgtgaatgatttatttccaaGTAACCTGTGGTAGTTTATGTCCTTCTGGCCCAGATGTGAAAAAGGAAAGTAAATAAGTCCTCCCATCTGTCCGAGTTTTGTGAtactgctctctgccagatgtGTGTTATTGGACAGATGTAACTGCTCAAAGCACTCTGATGTGGAAGATTTGAAAGACCTTTGTCTTCATATAACAGTATAATAATGATGACAGTCTCAAGCCATAAGCAACGtgatttaatttgatatttCCACCCCAGCTTTTGGTCCAGATGTTCCAGACAGCAAACATGAAAATCAACAGCTGTTCTCACTACAGGCCAACGAACATCAGTGTCATCATCACGGACTGAATCAGCCCTCTGATTTTCCAGCTTCATTGAATCATAATTGCTGTGGCAGATGCAGCGTCCATAATGTTGCATGTGAAGCAGATTGAGAGAGAGCCACAGCTGCCAAAGATGCTTTgtataaaaaaaccccataataTTATTGTCCTCGCATTGAATCAACACATAAAGAGATTCCATTTATTTCTCCACAAATGTTTGTGGAAATAGGCTCctgaataaagattttttttttaaaaatgaaccaTCAAGCAAATAAAACATTCGGGGGAAAATTCCTGGTTTTCCTTCTTCATCTGGATCCACATCTAAATTTCCGGCCCATTACACGGTCCATCCACTGGATGTACCCCACCCTTTTTGAGTAAACCTCCTTGTTTGAGGTAATAATGGTAAAGAGATTTATTGGACAATTTTTGTTGTGTTAAAGTCTCATGTTCACAGGAAAGGATTGCGTTTCACATCTAGTATATTATTTATGGCTTGTTTTAatattctgactttttttttcagtatgtacatttataaaacataatttcctgttcattttGTGCTAAACTGTCTTAAATCAACTGCCTATCACACTGACAATCTGCTTCCAAACATTGTCCGCTGAACGCTAATGTTCCAGCCGTCAGGCCcgatctctctgtcttgccctGCACTTTCACGGAGGATAGTTTACCACGCAGTATTGGGTTTCTCCCTGCCTTCCAGTTCACCATTTCTATTGCATTTTTCAGTAAATTGAGAATTATTGCCACATTAATGACTTCAGCTGAAACCCATTACATAGATTAGAGTGTGGCAGTGATCGTCCAGTCAGAAGAGTAAATCTGATCAAGATTAAAATGGCCTCCATCTTTGAGTCATTATATCAGAAATAGAAAGtaatcatattttaataatcCGTGGAATGAACCTAAGGATTAACCTCAAATAACTGCAGTGTAAATTCATGCACCAATTGTTTAAAGAATAAGAGTTATGCAGGGTTCTCTATGAGGAAACGCAACAAGGGTCATGTTCGAATCTGAAAAGCAGACGAGCTtttgaaccaccaacctttcCATTATTTGGTGACTTGTTTTACCACCTGAGTCACTGCTGCCCCAGGGCAGACATGGTTCTGGATAAAGGTTTggtttcaggattttttttttttttggaacattGCATGACAGTTTGCATCACTTCCCTTTTGACCAGCAGATAAGGAATGCCATGTGGAGGAGGCTGCAGCTAGGAGACTTTGCAAGCGAAAGGAGCAGGTTGACCCGGAAAACTTATTGGAAAGTCTTATTTTGGGTGCAGATGTATGGGGGTGCATTCTTGACCAAGATGTTGTGAACGATGGTCTATGCATTTGACCTGTCCTTGAGAGGAGAGACCCCTTTATGGCTACCAGGGAGCAAGTTCAGGTTAAGTATCTTGCTCAGGGACACGCCAGCATGTAGACTGGAGGATTAAACCACAGACCTTCCCATAAGTGGATGACTGCTTTTAAGCCACAGCCACCCAGTGACATGTGAG
Encoded proteins:
- the cmklr1 gene encoding chemokine-like receptor 1, with product MDYPDEYVYDYNYSYDGNVTITEESVFQHRSMCLKEVLCVSLLVISVLIFLLGFCGNALVIWISGFKMKKTVNTTWYLSLAISDFVFCAFLPFSITSMAMEDWVFGHFMCKFASSIMFLNMFSSIFLLVIISVDRFVSVVFPVWAQNHRTIQKASVIVVLAWLMAISLSIPSVVFRDTGSHLGRTICFNNYTSYQHSHKIIALSRLLAGFIVPFVIIIICYSIIILKLRTNRMTKSSKPFKVMTALIAAFFICWLPYHVFVLLELDHQNYSHSILSTGLKVGTSLAAANSFLNPVLYVFMGNDFKRKFKNSVLSKMENAMADEGRTTSRYLSRSSSMDGRASTHI